A stretch of DNA from Acidobacteriota bacterium:
GGAGGGGGAAGCCGCGCTCCGCACCTCACGGGCCCAATCCTCGAAGGCGTTGAGTTCGATCCCCCGGATCCAGAAGCCCGCCGTCTCCATGCGGAGGAGGAGGCCCCAGATCTTCTCCCGCGGGTCGCGCAGGTAGGCCACGACGAAGGACTCCTCCCCGGGAAGGGAGACCGTCCGGGATCCGGCGAGGCGGGGGGCCGGGCGGCCTCGGCTCGCCGCCGCGCCTTTGGAGCCTGCGCTTCTATCCTTCATGGCTTCTCCGCGAGTTCGAGCAGGACGCCGCCGGTGGACTTGGGGTGGACGAAGGCCACCCTCCGGCCGCCCGCCCCGGTCCGAGGGACCTCGTCGACGAGGGCGAACCCCCGCGCCTTGAGGGTTTCGAGGGCCTTGGCCACGTCCGGGACCTCCACGCAGAGGTGATGGAGGCCCGGTCCCCTCTTGGCGACGAACTTCCCCACGGGCCCCTCGGGGTCCGTGCTTTCCAAGAGTTCGAGGCGGCTCTCGCCGAGGGGGAAAAAGGCCACGCGCACCTTCTGCTCCGTGACCTCCTCCTCGCCGCCGCACTCCAGGCCGAGGGCCTCGTAGAAGGACTTGGCGGCATCGAGGGACGCCACGGCCACGCCGACGTGCTCGATCTTCACGGCCTGTCCTCCCAGCGGATGCGGGCCAGGATCTCCTCCGCCGCCGAATAGGGATCCGCCTCCCGGCGGATGAAGGCCTGCACGATGCGGGCCTCCTGCTCCTCCGAGAGCCAGCGGGATCGCAGGCCCAGGAGGAACCGCTCCGCGAGCAGATCCCGGAAACGCTGTCCGTACTTGAGCCGCAGGCGGCTCTCGGAGCGGGCGCCGCACAGGTGCTCCCCGTGGGCCTCCACGGCCGAGACCACTTCGGCGGTGCCCTCGTCCCGGGACGCCACGGTCTTCAGGATCGGCGGCACCCAATCCGACGCCGCCTCGGCCAGCTGAAGGGCGGCCCGCAGTTCGCGCTCCACTCGCTCCACCCCCTCCCGGTCGGCCTTGTTGATCACGAAGATGTCGGCGATCTCCATGATGCCTGCCTTGATGGCCTGGATGTCGTCGCCCAGCCCGGGCACCAGGAGGACGAGGACCGTGTCCGCCTCGCGCACGATGTCCACCTCGTCCTGGCCCACACCCACGGTCTCCACGAGGATCACGTCGAAGCCCGCCGCGTCGAGGACCACCAGGGCGTCGGAGGTGGCCCGCGCCAGGCCGCCCATGTGGCCGCGGGTGGCCATGGAGCGGATGAAGACGCCGGGATCCAGGGCGCGGTCCTGCATCCGGATCCGGTCCCCCAGGATGGCGCCTCCGGAGAAGGCCGAGGAGGGGTCCACGGCCACCACCCCCACGGTCTTCCCCATTACGCGGTAGGCCCCGATGAGACGGTTCACGAGGGTGGACTTGCCGGCCCCGGGAGGTCCCGTCACGCCCACGATGCGGGCCCGTCCCCCTTGCCGGTACAGGTCCTTCAGGAGGTCGAGGTAGCCGTCGCGGCGGTCTTCCACGACGCTCAGCCCGCGCGCCAGCGCCCGGCGGTCCCCCTTGAGAACGGCTTCCGCTAAGACGTGCATGGTTTCCCCGATGGGCCTTCGCGGGCCGTCACTCCCTCAGGAGCTGCCGGGCGATGACGAGGCGCTGCACCTCGCTCGTGCCCTCTCCGATGGTGTTGAGCTTCACGTCCCGGTAAAACTTTTCCGCCAGGAAGTCCTTCGTGAACCCGTAGCCGCCGAGGATCTGGACGGCCCGCTCGGCGCACCAGACAGAGACCTCCGAGGCGTACATCTTGGCCATGGAGGAAAGCTTGGTGACGGTGCGGCCCTTGTCCTTCTCCTGGGCGGCGCGGAAGGTGAGGAGGCGCGCCGCGTCGATGCGCGTGGCCATGTCCGCCAGGGCGAACTGGATGGCCTGGAACTCGGCGATCTTCTTGCCGAAGGCCACCCGCTCCTTGGAGTAGCGGAGGGCCGTCTCGAAGGCCCCTTGGGCTCCCCCGAGGGAGAGGGCGGCGATGGAGATGCGGCCCCCGTCGAGGACCCTCAGGGCGTCCTGGAAACCTCGGTTCACCTCGCCCAGGCGGTTTTCGTCGGGGACGAAGCAGTCTTCCAGGATGAGTTCCCCGGTGTCCGAGGCGCAGAGCCCGAGCTTCTTCTCCTTCTTGCCCGCTCGGAAGCCGGGGGTCCCCTTCTCGACGGCGAAGGCCGTCACGCCGTGGTGCGGGTCCGACCGGTCCGTCAGGGCCATGATCACGGCCGTGTCCCCCACCGTCGCGTGGGTGCAGAAGGTCTTGGTGCCGTTGAGCACCCAGCCCCCGTCCTTCCTCACCGCCGTGGTTCGGAGGCCCGCCGCGTCCGAGCCCGACCCGGGCTCCGTG
This window harbors:
- a CDS encoding acyl-CoA dehydrogenase family protein, which translates into the protein MNFELTAEQQVLRDTIRSFAEEKIGPHVREWDDACRFPSEVFAELGEMGVMGAIFPEEYGGAGMSYVDYVLIIEELSRVDPSVGIGVAAHNSLCSNHIYLTGTPEQRERLLAPLAQGKKIGAWALTEPGSGSDAAGLRTTAVRKDGGWVLNGTKTFCTHATVGDTAVIMALTDRSDPHHGVTAFAVEKGTPGFRAGKKEKKLGLCASDTGELILEDCFVPDENRLGEVNRGFQDALRVLDGGRISIAALSLGGAQGAFETALRYSKERVAFGKKIAEFQAIQFALADMATRIDAARLLTFRAAQEKDKGRTVTKLSSMAKMYASEVSVWCAERAVQILGGYGFTKDFLAEKFYRDVKLNTIGEGTSEVQRLVIARQLLRE
- the meaB gene encoding methylmalonyl Co-A mutase-associated GTPase MeaB, whose protein sequence is MHVLAEAVLKGDRRALARGLSVVEDRRDGYLDLLKDLYRQGGRARIVGVTGPPGAGKSTLVNRLIGAYRVMGKTVGVVAVDPSSAFSGGAILGDRIRMQDRALDPGVFIRSMATRGHMGGLARATSDALVVLDAAGFDVILVETVGVGQDEVDIVREADTVLVLLVPGLGDDIQAIKAGIMEIADIFVINKADREGVERVERELRAALQLAEAASDWVPPILKTVASRDEGTAEVVSAVEAHGEHLCGARSESRLRLKYGQRFRDLLAERFLLGLRSRWLSEEQEARIVQAFIRREADPYSAAEEILARIRWEDRP
- the mce gene encoding methylmalonyl-CoA epimerase, whose translation is MKIEHVGVAVASLDAAKSFYEALGLECGGEEEVTEQKVRVAFFPLGESRLELLESTDPEGPVGKFVAKRGPGLHHLCVEVPDVAKALETLKARGFALVDEVPRTGAGGRRVAFVHPKSTGGVLLELAEKP